A genomic window from Oncorhynchus gorbuscha isolate QuinsamMale2020 ecotype Even-year unplaced genomic scaffold, OgorEven_v1.0 Un_scaffold_3374, whole genome shotgun sequence includes:
- the LOC124027610 gene encoding ethanolamine-phosphate cytidylyltransferase-like isoform X2 has protein sequence MIKNGHHTSSEQGIESGAKQGDLACSPEKRKRSVRVWCDGCYDMVHYGHSNQLRQAKAMGDYLIVGVHTDEISKHKGPPVFTQAERYKMVRAIKWVDEIVEGAPYVTTLDTLDKYNSDFCVHGDDITLTVDGKDTYAEVKREGRYRECRRTQGVSTTDLVGRMLLMTKTHHSNIDNSDYQQHTDNFGKGPKGHSPWTGVSQFLQTSQKIIQFASGQEAQPGDTIIYVAGAFDLFHIGHVDFLETVYKQAERPYVIVGLHFDQEVNRYKGKNYPIMNIHERTLSVLACRYVSEVVIGAPYAVGKDLLDHFKVDLVCHGKTEVFPDRDTADPYAEPKKRGIFRTVNSGNGLTTDDIVQRIIKNRLQFEARNQKKEAKEIAVFEAMKSQAEGEQAGDTAQAAQ, from the exons TTATGACATGGTGCACTACGGCCACTCCAACCAGCTGAGACAGGCTAAGGCCATGGGAGATTACCTCATCGTTGGAGTACATACAGATG AGATTTCGAAGCACAAGGGTCCTCCTGTCTTCACCCAGGCAGAGAG GTATAAGATGGTGCGGGCTATCAAGTGGGTGGATGAGATAGTAGAGGGTGCTCCCTACGTCACCACACTGGACACACTGGACAAATACAACAGTGACTTCTGCGTCCacggag ATGACATCACCCTGACGGTGGACGGTAAGGACACGTATgcggaggtgaagagagagggccGGTACCGGGAGTGTAGACGCACCCAGGGAGTCTCCACCACAGACCTGGTGGGCCGCATGCTGCTCATGACTAAAACCCACCACAGTAACATC GACAACTCAGACTACCAACAGCACACGGACAACTTTGGGAAG GGTCCTAAGGGCCACAGTCCATGGACAGGAGTGTCCCAGTTCCTCCAGACTTCCCAGAAGATCATCCAGTTTGCCTCAGGACAGGAGGCCCAACCTGGGGACACCATCATCTACGTAGCCGGGGCCTTCGACCTCTTCC ACATTGGTCATGTTGACTTCCTGGAgactgtctacaaacaggctgaGAGGCCTTACGTCATCGTGGGACTGCACTTTGACcag GAAGTGAATCGCTACAAAGGGAAGAACTATCCAATCATGAACATCCACGAGAGAACCCTGAGTGTCCTGGCCTGCAGG tatgTATCAGAGGTGGTGATTGGGGCTCCCTACGCTGTGGGTAAAGATCTGCTGGACCACTTCAag GTGGACCTGGTGTGTCATGGGAAGACAGAGGTGTTTCCTGACAGGGACACTGCAGACCCTTATGCT gagCCTAAGAAGAGAGGTATCTTCcgtacagtaaacagtggtaaCGGTTTGACCACCGATGACATCGTACAGAGAATTATCAAGAACCG GCTGCAGTTTGAGGCAAGGAACCAGAAGAAGGAGGCCAAGGAGATTGCGGTGTTTGAGGCGATGAAAAGCCAGGCAGAGGGAGAGCAGGCCGGGGACACGGCCCAGGCAGCACAGTAA
- the LOC124027610 gene encoding ethanolamine-phosphate cytidylyltransferase-like isoform X3 → MVHYGHSNQLRQAKAMGDYLIVGVHTDEEISKHKGPPVFTQAERYKMVRAIKWVDEIVEGAPYVTTLDTLDKYNSDFCVHGDDITLTVDGKDTYAEVKREGRYRECRRTQGVSTTDLVGRMLLMTKTHHSNIDNSDYQQHTDNFGKGPKGHSPWTGVSQFLQTSQKIIQFASGQEAQPGDTIIYVAGAFDLFHIGHVDFLETVYKQAERPYVIVGLHFDQEVNRYKGKNYPIMNIHERTLSVLACRYVSEVVIGAPYAVGKDLLDHFKVDLVCHGKTEVFPDRDTADPYAEPKKRGIFRTVNSGNGLTTDDIVQRIIKNRLQFEARNQKKEAKEIAVFEAMKSQAEGEQAGDTAQAAQ, encoded by the exons ATGGTGCACTACGGCCACTCCAACCAGCTGAGACAGGCTAAGGCCATGGGAGATTACCTCATCGTTGGAGTACATACAGATG aaGAGATTTCGAAGCACAAGGGTCCTCCTGTCTTCACCCAGGCAGAGAG GTATAAGATGGTGCGGGCTATCAAGTGGGTGGATGAGATAGTAGAGGGTGCTCCCTACGTCACCACACTGGACACACTGGACAAATACAACAGTGACTTCTGCGTCCacggag ATGACATCACCCTGACGGTGGACGGTAAGGACACGTATgcggaggtgaagagagagggccGGTACCGGGAGTGTAGACGCACCCAGGGAGTCTCCACCACAGACCTGGTGGGCCGCATGCTGCTCATGACTAAAACCCACCACAGTAACATC GACAACTCAGACTACCAACAGCACACGGACAACTTTGGGAAG GGTCCTAAGGGCCACAGTCCATGGACAGGAGTGTCCCAGTTCCTCCAGACTTCCCAGAAGATCATCCAGTTTGCCTCAGGACAGGAGGCCCAACCTGGGGACACCATCATCTACGTAGCCGGGGCCTTCGACCTCTTCC ACATTGGTCATGTTGACTTCCTGGAgactgtctacaaacaggctgaGAGGCCTTACGTCATCGTGGGACTGCACTTTGACcag GAAGTGAATCGCTACAAAGGGAAGAACTATCCAATCATGAACATCCACGAGAGAACCCTGAGTGTCCTGGCCTGCAGG tatgTATCAGAGGTGGTGATTGGGGCTCCCTACGCTGTGGGTAAAGATCTGCTGGACCACTTCAag GTGGACCTGGTGTGTCATGGGAAGACAGAGGTGTTTCCTGACAGGGACACTGCAGACCCTTATGCT gagCCTAAGAAGAGAGGTATCTTCcgtacagtaaacagtggtaaCGGTTTGACCACCGATGACATCGTACAGAGAATTATCAAGAACCG GCTGCAGTTTGAGGCAAGGAACCAGAAGAAGGAGGCCAAGGAGATTGCGGTGTTTGAGGCGATGAAAAGCCAGGCAGAGGGAGAGCAGGCCGGGGACACGGCCCAGGCAGCACAGTAA
- the LOC124027610 gene encoding ethanolamine-phosphate cytidylyltransferase-like isoform X1, translating into MIKNGHHTSSEQGIESGAKQGDLACSPEKRKRSVRVWCDGCYDMVHYGHSNQLRQAKAMGDYLIVGVHTDEEISKHKGPPVFTQAERYKMVRAIKWVDEIVEGAPYVTTLDTLDKYNSDFCVHGDDITLTVDGKDTYAEVKREGRYRECRRTQGVSTTDLVGRMLLMTKTHHSNIDNSDYQQHTDNFGKGPKGHSPWTGVSQFLQTSQKIIQFASGQEAQPGDTIIYVAGAFDLFHIGHVDFLETVYKQAERPYVIVGLHFDQEVNRYKGKNYPIMNIHERTLSVLACRYVSEVVIGAPYAVGKDLLDHFKVDLVCHGKTEVFPDRDTADPYAEPKKRGIFRTVNSGNGLTTDDIVQRIIKNRLQFEARNQKKEAKEIAVFEAMKSQAEGEQAGDTAQAAQ; encoded by the exons TTATGACATGGTGCACTACGGCCACTCCAACCAGCTGAGACAGGCTAAGGCCATGGGAGATTACCTCATCGTTGGAGTACATACAGATG aaGAGATTTCGAAGCACAAGGGTCCTCCTGTCTTCACCCAGGCAGAGAG GTATAAGATGGTGCGGGCTATCAAGTGGGTGGATGAGATAGTAGAGGGTGCTCCCTACGTCACCACACTGGACACACTGGACAAATACAACAGTGACTTCTGCGTCCacggag ATGACATCACCCTGACGGTGGACGGTAAGGACACGTATgcggaggtgaagagagagggccGGTACCGGGAGTGTAGACGCACCCAGGGAGTCTCCACCACAGACCTGGTGGGCCGCATGCTGCTCATGACTAAAACCCACCACAGTAACATC GACAACTCAGACTACCAACAGCACACGGACAACTTTGGGAAG GGTCCTAAGGGCCACAGTCCATGGACAGGAGTGTCCCAGTTCCTCCAGACTTCCCAGAAGATCATCCAGTTTGCCTCAGGACAGGAGGCCCAACCTGGGGACACCATCATCTACGTAGCCGGGGCCTTCGACCTCTTCC ACATTGGTCATGTTGACTTCCTGGAgactgtctacaaacaggctgaGAGGCCTTACGTCATCGTGGGACTGCACTTTGACcag GAAGTGAATCGCTACAAAGGGAAGAACTATCCAATCATGAACATCCACGAGAGAACCCTGAGTGTCCTGGCCTGCAGG tatgTATCAGAGGTGGTGATTGGGGCTCCCTACGCTGTGGGTAAAGATCTGCTGGACCACTTCAag GTGGACCTGGTGTGTCATGGGAAGACAGAGGTGTTTCCTGACAGGGACACTGCAGACCCTTATGCT gagCCTAAGAAGAGAGGTATCTTCcgtacagtaaacagtggtaaCGGTTTGACCACCGATGACATCGTACAGAGAATTATCAAGAACCG GCTGCAGTTTGAGGCAAGGAACCAGAAGAAGGAGGCCAAGGAGATTGCGGTGTTTGAGGCGATGAAAAGCCAGGCAGAGGGAGAGCAGGCCGGGGACACGGCCCAGGCAGCACAGTAA